TAAATCTTGTTGCAGAAACGACATTTCAGCTCCCGCACCACGGGTTTTAACAGCTTCTTGGCCTCCGCCTCTGTCTCCGCCTTGGCAGTCACGCGGATATGCACCTCGCCGGTCTTGGCATAGGTGGCGATGGTCGGATTCGTATACTGGTGGATGAGATCCTTCACATCGTTTTCCACAGAGCTCTCGCCCACGCCGCAGATCTTCAGCATCTTCGACACGATCACATCCGGCTCTTTTTCCCGCAGATAGGGAAAAACATAGGTTTCAAACATGGGGATCATCTCAATGGGCGGGCCCGGCAGCAGGGATCAGGGTTGCCTTCTCATCCTCCACGATGATGCCCGGCGCAGAGCCGTTGGCATTGTCCAGCACGATACAGTCCTCAATGACTTGGGCCTGCTTCCAGTTGTTCTCTGTGGGCTCCTTGCCGATGCGGCGGAAAAACTCAGCGATCCGCTCCCGGCTGTGGACGTCCTCCACCAGCTTTCTGCCCAGCACCTCTGCCACGGTCTCCTTGGTCAGGTCGTCCTCTGTGGGTCCCAGGCCGCCGCCCAGGAACACGATGTCTGAACGGTCCATGGCCTGGCGGATTGTATCTGCCAGCCGTCCCGCATTATCGCCGACCACACTCTGGTAGTAAACCGACAGACCGAGCATGGCGCACTGCTCTGCCAGATAAGCCGCATTGGTATTGACAATGTTGCCAAGCAACAGTTCCGTTCCCACTGAAATAATTTCCGCTGTCATGTTATTTTCCCCCATCCTTTAAGACGTCTTTGTTTTTCATCAGGTAATCCACCAGTGACACCACGGTAAGGATCAGCGCCACGTAGATGAGAATCTGCTCCAGCAGCACAAAGCTGCCGCCCAGATCCAGAATGAGCACAATGATCATGAGCATCTGGAAAACGGTCTTGAACTTGCCCCAGTAGCTGGCCGCAATGACCACACCGTTGTCTGATGCGATGAGCCGGAACCCACTGATGATAAATTCCCGGCTGATGATGATGATGACGATCCAGGAAGCCAGACGTCCCTTGTCCACCAGACAGATCATGGCCGAGCACACCAGCAGCTTATCCGCCAGCGGATCCATAAATTTCCCAAAATTGGTCACCAGGTTGTACTTTCTGGCGATCTTGCCATCCAGCATATCTGTCAGGCTGGCCGCAATGAAGATTGCCAGCGCGATATATTTTCCATAACTGCCGCCCAGATCCGTCAGCATAAACACCACGAAAAACGGGATCATAAACACTCTGAGCAGCGTCAGCTTATTCGGTAAATTCATCTGCCATCTCTCCTATCAAATCATATTCCATCGCTCCGGTCACCCGGGCGCGTACAAAATCACCGGTCATCAGTGTCTCCGCCGTCTGCAGGAACAGGTAGCCGTCCACATTTGGCGCATCTTTGTAGGTACGGGTCACGTAGG
Above is a window of Oscillospiraceae bacterium NTUH-002-81 DNA encoding:
- the pgsA gene encoding CDP-diacylglycerol--glycerol-3-phosphate 3-phosphatidyltransferase; translation: MNLPNKLTLLRVFMIPFFVVFMLTDLGGSYGKYIALAIFIAASLTDMLDGKIARKYNLVTNFGKFMDPLADKLLVCSAMICLVDKGRLASWIVIIIISREFIISGFRLIASDNGVVIAASYWGKFKTVFQMLMIIVLILDLGGSFVLLEQILIYVALILTVVSLVDYLMKNKDVLKDGGK